Proteins encoded in a region of the Nanoarchaeota archaeon genome:
- a CDS encoding DDE-type integrase/transposase/recombinase, whose amino-acid sequence MDEKFISIGTETVYDLNAIDSKTKFLLAHSCVKERNFNECVEFLRQIKTTCYEQILRIYETEKHKPANKRKLITFVSDGFENYRNAFNKLFYRACKLVFGVPIACKKYSLKHNNNAIERYNGDIKDRIKTMRDLGCYEGAKDFLNLRRIIHNFVNPHMSLKGKTPAEEAEIHLKLGRMKLLNLIAYVVNMDDDK is encoded by the coding sequence GATTTGAATGCCATAGACAGCAAGACAAAATTTCTTTTGGCCCATTCATGCGTTAAAGAGCGCAATTTTAATGAGTGCGTAGAATTCTTGCGGCAGATAAAAACAACGTGCTACGAACAAATTCTCAGGATTTATGAAACTGAGAAACACAAGCCTGCGAATAAAAGAAAACTGATAACTTTTGTGTCCGATGGATTTGAAAATTACAGGAACGCTTTCAACAAGCTATTTTATCGGGCATGCAAGCTTGTTTTCGGCGTGCCTATTGCATGCAAGAAATACAGCCTTAAACATAACAATAATGCAATTGAAAGATACAACGGAGACATAAAAGACAGGATAAAGACAATGCGAGATTTGGGATGCTATGAAGGCGCCAAGGATTTTTTGAATCTGAGGCGAATAATCCACAATTTCGTTAATCCGCATATGAGCTTGAAAGGAAAAACGCCTGCTGAAGAAGCTGAAATACATTTGAAATTAGGGCGAATGAAGTTGTTGAATTTGATTGCTTATGTTGTTAATATGGATGACGATAAGTAG